Part of the Sander lucioperca isolate FBNREF2018 chromosome 1, SLUC_FBN_1.2, whole genome shotgun sequence genome is shown below.
GTCTGCATGACTCACTATTACACAGACAACTGGGAAAAGGTTCAAAACTTCCAGGCCAGGCCAGATGATATAGTTATTAATTCCTACCCTAAAGCAGGTCAGTACGCACACAGGAACAGGACGTGCTGTGTTTTAAACTGTAGCTCTGGatgagatgtgtgtgtatggaagTTAGGGATTTGGATGATGTCATTTTATCTATATAGACTTATCTTATTTTTACACAgtttatattattgtattatctttgtttttttccttccttccttgttCTTTTAGGAAACACCTGGCTCTCCTACATCATTGACCTGCTGTGTCATGATCAGACATCCATCCCTTTGTATAAAAGGGTGCCAAACTTGGAGATCGCCATCCCTTCTCTGCAGCTAGGTTGAATTAACAATTACATACAACATTTAGCATACCATGTTTCATATGTCATAAACATGCAAACACTTCTATGCTGTGGTGGTAATTCTCAGTTGTTTGCTTAAATTGGTAAACTAAACATTGAATTACATGTCAGTGTAGCGTTTTGTAAAGGTTGTGTGCCAGGGAGTGTGtgatgcgtgggatttcccctTTTCTGGTCTACCTCTTTGCCTCtgcaaaattatttttatccccggtGGGAACAAAATTTAGccaccaataggtgactgtgagccgtgtataggcaccgccagatgacctttcaggggccatggtagGAGTTTAACCAGAAAACGTGAGCGTAATGTGgagatgacagttaagtttaggcaccaaaacgtaTTTAGTTTTCGCCGCAAAATTAACTTCGCTCTCCGGCTCGAAAGCACTGTATTTtacattgaatattgaagtgcatatttaagtgTTTGGCATGCCTGTCACTATATCCATGGCATGCCCCACCCCcccgttgttttttttcacaaatctggTCATAATTGTACAAAACGTTTGAAGTGTTGTATTGTATTTGCTAATGAAGATTCACaattatgtgtatttttttgaccaaacaaGATGGCACTCTGTTTAAAGAAAAAGCCTttaaggaatggcaattcagtgtgctttcaagcctttgttgaacagagagcgtcatctagtgggctcagaaaataaaggaaatggttcatgaagcttcatttggacatcacAAGCTTTTACCGTACTGTAGGATTCACTGACATGTAAACTGTTTTAATAATGCACAGGATTGGATCCTCCTCAAGTCATGCTCAGAGGAACAGAAATGGCGGATAACCTCTCCACCTTTCCTCGACTCATTAGGACTCATCTTCCAGTCCAGTTTCTGCCAAAGTCCTTTTGGGAGCAAAACTGCAAGGTCACAAATGCCTTTAAAGTACAGTATCAATAGGAGGACAATTTCCAGCCCACACAACAGTTTTTTGACACATCCCACACTTCACAATTTAACAAATTTGATGAACGAACCATGCTTTATGATCAGGATTTTATGTACAGGAATTATAGGACTGACTACAGATCTTTACCAGGTTTAGGTTTCTCCAGTCTTGCATGGTCTGGCACCCCACATACATTtttggataggagaaaaaaaaaagaaaaaaaaacactgtggaTTGTTTAAATTTCTTTGAACCTGTCACAAGTTGCAGGGAATGGAGGaaccaaatgcagagagcaggcggaAGTTTGTTGCTTGAggatttatttcacaaaaattaacacacagcaacagaatacaatgatccCGACAACAGACGAGggaaacacaaagactaaatacactaggtaatgaggaaacaagagacaggtgacacaacaggtgaaacacataagACAGGAAAGCTAGGAAGTAAAACCAGaccagacagaaaaccagatacttcaaaataaaaaaggaaacagaacatatacaggaaacagaacatatacAGAAACATACAACCATGacaaaaccaatcacaatggtcttgagcggcgctaaatagtctcgggaatttgatttggtggaacatttgcaccccacaaaagaaaacagcaCACAATAGTAaattaaggcaaggcaaggcaaggcagctttatttgtatagcacatttcagcaacggggcaattcaaagtgctttacataaatcaTTAAAGAGCAGAtagaaaacgattaaaaaaacaaattaaaacattaaagagcaggtaaaaatgataaaaaaaacaaacatttctccGACCACAGGTCCTTTTGGCGCCAGTTACTTGGTGTTTTCGTTACCCATTACAAGATTGCAGTAGTTCTACTTTCACTACAATGTAGCCGTCGCTATAGAGCTTAGTTTAATCTCGGTACACCTTGCTAAATCCGGGACAGTTCACAGTCTGTCTCTTGATAAATTCACAGAAATATCTGACAAGTTCACAGACGTCTTTCTTATTGACCTAGTTCACAGACTAAATCTGACCAGTTCACAGGACGTGGTCCTTGTATGGATAATCTATTGTCACACCCATGTTGGAGAGgtaatatcagaaatatgtccGTTATCTGCCGGTCCATATTTCTCCGTCATTTCTCTGACCACAGGTCCTTTTGGCTCAGGTGACTTGGTGTTTTCGTTACCCATTACAAGATTGCAGTAGTTCTACTTTTCACTACGATGTAGCCGTCGCTACAAAGCTTAGTTTAATCTTGCTAAATCCGGGACAGTTCACAGTCTGTCTCTTGAAGTTCACAGACGTTGTCTTTCTTATTGACCTAGCTCACAGACTAAATCTGACCAGTTCACAGACGTGGTCCTTGTATGGATAATCTATCGTCACACCCGTTTTTTTTGAGAGGTAATATTTCAGAAATATGTCCGTTATCTATCTCTTCCTCCTCTAAATCCTGTTTGTAATCTATGTCACACCCGCGTTGGAGAAATTCTCAGAAATATGTccgttatctgttcaaaaataccactagataaaagacaagaataaaattttaaataaaactagaactgcaagcagttataacggggcccaagccacccacgccagtcgcccccgacgccccggggagcgcgcgaaagtggaacccgaagccgggcggcggggaggcaaacgtcggtaaatatcgagaggcgcgagccgcgacgtctgcggtagtagccgttgcaaacgtagcggtcaacagttcacctccatgcatatacagactacctttaacaatgatatacggatgggattggagatgaaaagttcaaCTAACACGTTACCGCGAACAGCTTCGTGGgtaattaagaatcaatgccaccgacataaccaatcacactatgacagactctccacatagcaccaactgcaatgtttaattgtaaattaatgtagcctactggcagtctggcacatgttggtgctcagtattttcatcggcgcctatgaatggtgttgattttggattgaaaaagtgagagaaaagagttgcatttgtccactgaaggttgtagaaactttgtcaggtgggttaagaagtttgtttattgtaaaaaaccaaaggagcacgcaaaagtaaaaaccaaaacctaacggtaagaagcaaacatcagtaaatagctgcaaggtctgtggtacattttcattgcaaatatcccattaacattgagtaaaagggccaaaactcgtctaacgttgattatagcgccccctaatggccgatcttcaccatcttcgtgttgattgcatgtactgtggcagagatattgcaattgcaaatttcccatttaaatgcattgagttatttgccaaaacaaataaaggttgcttatagcgccccctaaaggccgatctttgccagatttggtacagagcatcgtagtgggatggTGAACAAACATCCaaagttatttgctgataacatttaatttgaccgagatatgatatgatatgtgtgtggtagctagctaggaaaattagtttggtcgtcaaatgcgcatactttaacgtagcaaaattcctttgGTAACTTTTGGTCAAGTCTATCTGCAGATGCTACGTACCAGGTTTcatgctgatccgtcgcacggcctaggacgagttcgaaaaagttggttttgtgCATTGcacgatattgcgaaaaaaaaTTTAAGCGGAAATGGGTGTGGccatcatgtgattcagcttcaTTCAAGGAACATGTGGATGTAAGGATTTTTTGTGTGCGATGtataatgtgggagttaaaggcaaaaaaacattatagcgccacttagtggtccacatgtgtaatttttggtaggtgtggtccatgacccattgtctatctatcctgtaaatttaaagttgttcacattagtgtaagtagtaaatttagacgtgggtcccataggccacgcccactttgacccctcagtaccccactctagggttggcctcaggagtgtccctagatggtacccatcaaattttgtaaaaatctgattagcggttcatgagatataaagtttttgtacttgtagcgccccctagcggccaatttttgtaaaacgggtgagtgaccttcagagggtcatggtaaacaagaatctaaagtttggcattgatggcatttattttggccgagatatggcaaagttggtgttgttatagttagctacacaaatttgtttgtgcgtaatatgtgcaatttttatcctatcaaaattatttctattaactttttgtcaggcccatctggagatgctacctgccaaatttcgtgccgatcagtcgcacggtctaggaggagttcgaaaaagtaggtttttgataaatctaagtttaggcggaaatgggcgttgCCTATATCAcatgattcagttggatccagggaacgcgtggatgtatgattTTTGAATGTCTGGTGTACGGTGtcggagttatagggccaaacgcattttttctgctatagcgccacctagtggtggaagtgggtctatttttgcgcctgaggtcctcgCAGAGTTTTGGACCATTCCTGTAAatgccaaccccccaccatgtacggtttaggctgtagtcggagttttaggcggagaagaaaaataatgtatgatgattaatcagtagaaaaacaatagggttctacagccttgctgtacgaacggcatagctttgctattgcccgttcttacagactcgggcttggacccctaataaagAACTGAGAGATAAAATACgcaaataaaagttacagtgcagtataagaaattaaacattaaagagcagttatagaatgtcatacagtgtcatcaATGCTGTATattcagttatttaaagaaaggcaacatcaaaaagataggtctttagctttgatttaaaagaactgagagttacTGCGTTGAGTTGTTCCagatatgtatatgtatatatgtataagaTATAAGCAGatctgtcccagacgacctgagaggtctgggtgggtcatagtgtagcagcagatcagaagtgtattttggccctaaaccgtttagtgatttataatccagcaaaagtattttgaaatcaattctttgaggcactggaagccagtgtagagacttcagtactggagtgatgtgatccactttcatggtcttagtgaggactcgagcagcagcgttctgaatcagcagcaactgtctgattgattttttagggagatcTGTAAAGAcgccgttacagtagtcaagtctactgaagataaaagcatggagtttttccaaatcctgctgagacataagtcctttaacccttgatatattttaaggtggtaataggctgactttgtaattgtcttaatgtggctgttaaaattcaggtctgagtccatgactacaccaagatttctggctttgtctgtcgtttttaacattgtcgtttgaagctgagtgctgacttttaatcattcctcttttgctccaaaaacaaccacctcagttttttcctcatttaatttaagaaaattctggcacatccagtcgttaatttgttcaatgcacttagtcagttgttgtattggactatagtcccctggcgataaggttatataaatttgtgtcatccacataactatggtaacttattttattgttttccataatttgagccagtggaagcatgtagatgttaaacagaagaggccccagaactgagccttggggaactccacacatcatatttgtatgcGCAGATGTATAattacctatagacacaaagtagtccctattctttaaataagactcaaaccactttagtactgagccagaaatgccaacccagttttccaattgatctagtaatatgtcatggtcgaccgtatcaaatccagcactgagatcaagtaatactaagtctgaaattttgccactatctgtgtttaagtggatgtcattaaagactttaacaagagctgtctcagtgctgtggtgtggtcgaaaacccgactggacggcatcaaaactgttatttagtgacaagaaaaggttgagttgttgagaaaccgttttttcaatgattttacttaaaaatggaaggtttgatatcagcctatagttgctcattagtgacgtgtctagattgttcttttttaagagtggcttaatgactgcagttttcagggcctgtgggaagatacctgagagaagagacgtgtttacaatctgtagaagatctgtagccaaacaattcGAAACAAAAGGCCcattggtagaatatcaaggcaacaggaggaggttttcagatgttgtataatgtcctccaggtttttacttGCTGttaattagctttagctaagTACCACcgtaatcaatcaatcatcttttttctgttcttaccagtatgacatttctccatggagatcttttcttaccagagacagctttgactttagtgggagcaatggcatcaataacatttgtaattttacaattgaaattgtctacaagctcagtgactgagacccctgagagggtgggtgtggaggagaaaagctgaatgaatgtttcactggtgttgtcagtgatataccgttttcttattaacttagtttggacacttttgtgcacagagatagtgccattaaaaaaaacacaggaatgatcagagagagcagcatcagtcaccacaaccttggaaatgttcaaacccttcgagataatcaagtccagagtgtgccccttgttgtgtgtgggctccgtcacatgctgagtcagtccatagttctcaaaaatacaacacagttctttggtccctctatcctgggggttgtcaacatgaatgttgaaatcaccagcaataactacactgtcaaagttaatacagattatagacagcagttcagtaaagtcgtcaaagaaggatgcacagtatttaggtggcctgtagatatttagaaataCAGCTCAAGGGGAggaccttagctgaagagccacatattcaaaagaagcaaagtttccataagatatttgagtacattggaacgagtcattaaacaaaatagcgactccacctcctttcttattcgctctattctcactcataaaactgaagttagggggagctgactctataagaacagcatcactgttattatggtctaaccaggtttcagttaaaaacatgaaatcaagattgtgcttaataaaatcattgattaaaaatgatttacccgccaaagacctgacgtttagtaaggctagtgttagtgtgttaaaataattatctgtctcgtttttttggacaggctgtggctgacgaggaatggatgctaaatttgctaagttggcaATTAAGTGCTcctttttcttacttagcagattcaccattctttttctattacctatcacaacatagattgaagaagaattgaatacacagggcTCAGGCTTGTTCTGtaaagagtcatgagtgccacaGGCGTGTAGCCTGGacccagcacatatcagttaaagcttgttgcattttgtacacaagcatacttatcagtctggggaggagttagctgccgtcattgagggggcagaggtgcctggcgttttactttcagtggttgAGTCAAAACGGGGTCAGTTTGATGCTGGGGGCGAATGATGGGAGAAGGAAGTGGGACAAACTTGAttccagcatctaccagctgctccatccggtcagtgaaccccaacatgtggcagggggaaacaggggaaaggATGAGTTGGGAGAGCGATGGATCCTCAAAGTCGTCGGTGTTGGTAAgggggtttgaggagtgttggacgggtAAAAaggggggttgagatttctcgtctccGCTCTGTGGTCTTCCATGCTCAAATCTTTGTTCAGGTGGGGGTtgtggtggatcactgccgcactttgttgtgtcttcctcttgttttgaTTCATCTTGTCTCGTGTCCTTGGCcgagggagcagatgtgtggtgcataaagtaaagtaggctagaggtgaacagctttactcctggcttgttaaggaaaagtccatctgctttaaaaagatgtctgtgGTCCCAGAAgatgttaaaattgtcaatgaaccgcAGAGAATGTACggtacatgcagatgaaagccatttgttcagtgccaacagtctgctgaatctctcagctcctcttctgactggcggtatagggccactgataaacacctcCGCGTTTAGAgagctgactgtgttcagcagatccataaagtcacgattcagcacttcagactcttgctttacaacatcatgtgaccctatatgcagtattatgtttttcacagttgggtgCTGTCACGATATCCGGGATTCTTTGGGCCaagtcagacaccatgtctttgtgaaaacagagtattttggtgtttttactactttttacatcttttacagcagagtcacccacaatcagagtttgagacccagtcgttagctttccctgtagctttttactttttaaattgctctcagtccttaccctgctgtgtgacgatGAGACATAATCCAGGTCATCAGATGGAGGTACAGGGTCCTGCTACAGTGGAGCATATCTGTTATCCACTTGCATAATCGgttgttggggaggcattttgttTCTAATTTCcccttttgcagctgtccacggctgtGTCCTACTGAGTACAGGAGTTGAAGAGGCACTCTGCCTGGATGATAATGCAGGCCAGCCAttcatatcacaaatctcagggcgctgtgcccTGCCCGTTAGTCGTCCTTCCATTTCCCAGGAAAAAGATTTACtcttaggctttgcaccaaTAATGTTCCAGGGAGGACTACCACTTGTTGATTTATTACCCATTCCACAGCTCTCCTGTTTCTTTGTAGTCTTGTTGGTGCTAATTAGTGTGTTAGCATActtttgtccattgttttgggtccatggtaaagtggtgtcattcccaCATGATCCGTTCACTTCCACATTTACTTCTAACCGGTGAATTTTGGTTTCCAGAACTGCAatcttctgaaggagtttgCAGTAGTCATCTATTgagaagggaggcatcttgctgctaattaACTTTAGCTAAGTACCACGTTTCCAGTCACTGTAGGACAGGCTTAAGCTATTGGTAGGCCACGCTCacgcagaaaaatgttgaaatatggcaatagcctactatgtctacaaaaaatgtatagtccagtgATTTATAAGTATCCAAGAGCCGCTGCGCATAGtttttctcagaggaaaagcaAGATTATCAGCACAAATATGCAAGCAGAGGCAGAAGCAAGCAGCAAAGCATCTGCACTGTAAGAAGCAGGAAGACAAAAATTAAgtcaactgttcacacaatacagtaacgtgggttatttaaattagctggatacatggttaaacgtcatttgctcttaccagtgtatcgccatgtgtactttgtccatagAAAACCTCTCCATTCGGTCCtgagttagatagtaaatgtcgtaaacatattctttgtaaatcgttaaccattccccgaaagaaccaagcaggcctgccttgttacACGACCAAAATTGTCTTTCAAACCTGCCATTTTCAGGTTCAATGCAAAGGATAGCGTGGTGTCTTATTTCCATTTCGACCACATGACCAAAATCCAACCAGAGCCTGGAGACTGGAGCAGCTACCTCCAGAGATTCATGGAGGGGAAGAGTATGtattaaaatgaaatactgTAATAAAGCTGCCCCTCAAGTGCAATCATTCATTGTTCTGTTGCTTCAGTGGCGTTTGGATCCTGGTACGACCATGTGAACGGCTGGTGGGATAAGAAACAGagttatccaaaactccattacATGTTCTACGAAGATCTGATTGAGGtaatttacttgttttttttgcgggttgtttttgtgtgtgttacttttcaaaaatggAGTAGTGTAAATTCTGAAAGTAAAATTGCGTGAAACATTGTTTTATCACTTATTTAAGTTTGATTACTCTTTTCACTCGGCTTATCTGTAAACAGAATACTACTGTTGTACGAAATTGTGCATGGTAAAGACTTGAAAATAGGTCCATCAGATCGCATGTGCTCTTCTTACATGATTTATATTCTATATTGAGTTGTCAGATGATGTACACATGACCATATTTTATCATATCCTACTTTCTTAAGACAATCATGGTCTTTTTCTGAGGAAActatttcattttctgtcacattcttttctcttctccttGACTTCTGGGTTTTCTGACAGGGTCTGTAACGTATTGTTGCGCAATAGTAATACTTTAACCATGAATCCATCAGTGTTGTCGTGCATATTTTATGCCTGTTTGAGTGCTTACAGATCAATGTCATGACACAATCACGTGACTTATCATGTCTCAAGTAAATTAAGTGTGCTAAAATAAAAGGCTGCATGTGACGGTGAacgttagatgagaagatcgataccactctcaaaTCTGTCCGTTGAAAAGACtggccagcagccagttagttTAGCACAAAGAGTGGAAGCAGCTATAATACGACCCACACGAGCGTTTCATAAAATAGCGCCCCCAGTttttaacgttgtgaaatgattgcagtttggttatgttttggCAAAAAAACTAGGCGactcagttaagtttaggaaagaTCGTGGTTTCAGTTTAAATCGGACGTTactaaaaaaaattgccatttACTTTAGTCTTAAACACGACTCAAACCCTGCTCCtcgggtaaaagtcctgtgtttgtttgttgttttatatttcgtcaccttacttcctgctttgctcccgtcctAATTACTTCCGCCACTAGAGGCGTCGCCCCTAGAAACGTGAATGTAGGTCGCAATCGCTGCTTGAACAAATTACCTCTGGGAGCGTTTTTTTAGGTAAGGACAGTCTCACCCAAAGGTTCTAATTTCTTCTTCATTGTTATTATATCTGccattattgtattttaatcttTACTCAACAGTGAGtataacacacaacacaaaatgtGTGGGTTGTCCGTGCATGTATGTATGATTTAGAATCTCCCTCTTCAGGTTACTTTTCCCAAAGCTCTGTGGTAGCTGATGATATTGTGGTGATAATATGTGACCATTGTGCTTCCAGGATACTGGGCGGGAAATAGACAAACTCTGCTGCTTTCTTGGTTTGTCTCCTTCAGCTGAAGCAAAGGAAAGAATTACAGGCAGCGTGCAGTTTGATGTTATGAAAAAGAACAACATGGTCAACCTTTCAACAGTTCCATTGATGGATTTCAAAAAGTCTTCCTTCATAAGGAAAGGTACAGTGAATAGTGATACACAATACATGTGACATGACTCCACCTTTAGCTGAAACACCCGTCTGATTTTCTGTGGTTCTGCAGGGAAGGTTGGTGACTGGAGGAACCATTTCACCGTGGCGCAGGATGAAAAGTTTGATGCGGACTACAAGCAGAAAATGAAGAATTCTACACTGAAGTTTTGTACTGAAGTATAGAGGGTGTGCATGTCCTGAACTGTGATTAATTTGATAATGTTGATGTCAGAAGTTAAATTTGATTGACAAAGAGATTGCCTAATTAGTGTGCGAGAATTGTTATTGTGCTGTTGACTGATGTCATATGTTTAACCCTTGTTAAATCTCCTTCTACAATGTTTGGAAATCAGCAATATGTGTGAAATTATTTGGATAGAACTGTATTGAATTTACATTTGTGTTGTACACAGGGGCGCAGTGAGGAGGTGGCTTCTGGGGCACCAGGCCCGAATGTTTTTCAAAAGCCCAGAATCTTTTATGGTTTTATAATTAAACTAAACTTTAGATtaaactttgtgtcatttcccctcagtctctcagtctctcctcagtaagggataatgtagagatCAGCCTGaaggggttgtattcgctataatGACCGGCACACTCTACATTATTTCGCTTATTACACAGCTACttaccaaataaatcaataatttgacataaaatattaatttaaaaaggattgtattgtttttgttttttttattgtattgcttCTCCTAAAGAAAATAGTCTGTTCCGTCTCTACGGTTGGAACACAGCATCCATAGCAATGTAACCTCTGTAGAGTACTTAGCGTTATGTATTATAAATCACATTAAACTGAAAATTTCCGTTGAAGTGAGACAAAGTGAATGGGACTTCTTTGGGAATATTTATGTTGACATTTCTGTCCTCATtcatcttgttttctttttgccaaaCTGCTGTAGTTGACACACctgtaaacacattttacaaTGTAACTATGGACAGGATCTTGCTCCACGTTTTCCCACTTTTTGTCACATCTGATAAATTCTCGGATTGATGGATCCAGAGTGATCAGAACTGCGTCCATGGCAACGCTCTCCTATGCATGGCAACAGTCTATTATGCTTTACAACAGTCTGTTATACAGAATTAGTAGACCGCAGAATGCcgtgattgaccaatcagaatcgagaattcaaccaagccataTAATAAAAGGCTTTAATATCTTTTTGGCTATTAAGTCATTAAAACATGCCTAGACATTTTGTGTAGTATTACTGTATGTATTACATTACATCGGTAACAGTTACTaatgtttaattaattaatgggGTGGttagttagtagtagtagttcagTTCCGCACAGGGGCTGGTTCAGAGTTAATCAAAAGTGACTAATGCCTATCACACACTAGATCACTCTCAAAAGATTTCTCACACCTAAGGGCAACCATGTCACCTCTAAAGGTTTTAGTCATATAGTCATTATAAGATTttactaccaagacttaaaactaaaaAGTCTGGCTTAAGACAGCTTgaactgagttttatgaccaccttacaccaaatAATTGGGAAAACGGGAGTGcgccccaactctagcaagactcccACGATTTCATTGCGATATCAGAAATGTGTCTGCGACAGTGGAAACGCTTGTGAAGTCATTCGGTGTAAAGTCGGCATTATGAAGAAAGTGTTCAGTATGAACCATACACAAGTATTTATGAACTAATCATTAACCAAGAGTGCCATTGAGTTGGgtcaacaaatacaactaaATAGTTCATGAAGCTTCTTTTGGACATCACTACTATATAGCATTCGAATCACAGATATTAAGGAATTACACATTAACGATGCATTAATTGTTAGGTCATTCCTGATTCATTCCTCACTCTTTCCTTAGAAACTACTCACATTTTTGTGTACcgtattg
Proteins encoded:
- the LOC116036466 gene encoding cytosolic sulfotransferase 3-like gives rise to the protein MDVIPRPELFDFHGVCMTHYYTDNWEKVQNFQARPDDIVINSYPKAGNTWLSYIIDLLCHDQTSIPLYKRVPNLEIAIPSLQLGLDPPQVMLRGTEMADNLSTFPRLIRTHLPVQFLPKSFWEQNCKVTNAFKVQFNAKDSVVSYFHFDHMTKIQPEPGDWSSYLQRFMEGKMAFGSWYDHVNGWWDKKQSYPKLHYMFYEDLIEDTGREIDKLCCFLGLSPSAEAKERITGSVQFDVMKKNNMVNLSTVPLMDFKKSSFIRKGKVGDWRNHFTVAQDEKFDADYKQKMKNSTLKFCTEV